TATAAGATGAAGAACGACCCCGACAGGTTGAAGAAAGAAGTGGATGAGGCCAATATCTGTTTTTTACATGCGCCGTTGTTTCACCCGGCATTAAAAACGGTAGGACCAATCAGGAAGAACCTGGGTATGCGCACCTTCTTCAATATGTTAGGACCCATGGTAAACCCGGCGTTTCCGCCGTTTCAGTTGGTGGGAGTATACAACCTGGAGATGGCGCGCATCTATAATTACCTGTTGCAATTAACAGATAGAGCCTTTACCATTATTCATGGACTGGATGGATACGATGAGATCTCGCTGACCAACGATACCAAAGTGATCACCAACAATGGCGAAAAGATCATGACGCCCGAGCAGTTGGGCAAACGGATGGTTAACCCTGCCGATATTTATGGTGGCAATACCGTGGAAGAAGCCGCCAAACTGTTCACCAAAATATTAAAGGGCGAAGGCAGCTGGGCGCAGAATGCCGTGGTAATGGCGAACGCCGCCATGGCCTTGCATTGCACCGGTAGCTATAAAAGCTACGAGGATGCGTATGGCGCCGCTGTGGACAGTCTGGAAAGTGGAAAGGCCAATCAGGCTTTACAAAAACTGATAGCGTTGCAGTAGAGTTGACCACTGACAACTCACCAGCCGATTTAAATTCACAAATGATCGTTTGTAATAATGAATATTCTTGACAAAATAATTGAGCACAAAAGAGCAGAGGTAGCGGAGCGGAAAAAACAAACCTCCGTACAGGAACTGGAACAACAGGAAGGGTTTAAACGTTCTATATTGTCGCTCGGGCAGTTTTTGCTCGATGACGCCAAAACCGGCATTATTGCCGAGTTTAAACGGAAGTCGCCATCTAAAGGCATTATCAATGGCGAGGCAGATGTGGCAGCAGTTACTTCCGCTTATGCCCGCTATGGCGCTTCGGGTTTATCCGTACTCACCGATGAACAATTTTTTGGCGGCAGTACTGCCGACCTGATAAAAGCAAGAATTAACCAGGTGCCTATTCTGCGTAAGGATTTCATGATCGATGAATACCAGATTGTGGAAGCCAGGTCCATGGGGGCCGATGTGATCCTGTTAATTGCAGCCTGCCTGACACCGGCTGAAGTTAAACGGTTGGCATCTTTTGCGGCTTCTTTACAGTTGGAAGTATTGCTGGAGTTACATGCCGAAGAAGAGCTGGAACATATTTGTGACGAGACGAAACTGGTAGGCATCAACAACCGCAACCTGAAAACTTTTGAGGTAGACATTGAGCGGAGCCTGAGAATGGCAGAACGCATTCCGGCCGGCAAGATCAAAATTGCCGAAAGCGGGATCAGTTCTGTTGCTAACATTCAGCTCTTCAAACAAAATGGTTTTCGTGGATTCCTGATTGGAGAGAATTTTATGAAAGAAGCCCAACCCGGCGAGGCATTTCATACATTCATAGCGCAACTGGAAACTAAATAACAAGGCGATTGCATGGCCACAACCCTAACACTTAAAATCTGACTACGCTATGCGAGTAAAAGTTTGCGGTATGACACTGCCCGAACAGCTGGAACAATTAGAAAGCCTGGGCGTAACATTTGCGGGATTTATTTTTTATCCGAAAAGTCCGCGCTATGTTTTCAAAGGCCTTACCACCAGCCAGATCAGGAAAGAAAACAATGTTAACAAGGTAGGCGTATTTGTAAATGCCTCCATTGAAGAAGTGCTGCATATGGTTGATGAATGCCGCTTGCACATGGTACAGCTGCACGGCGATGAATCGCCCAAATATTGCGAAAAGATCGCTGACTACGTATCGGTGGTAAAAGCATTCCGCATTAGTGAGAACGATAATATTGAATGGATGATCAAAAATTATATGGATGTATGCGATATGTTTATGTTCGATACCATGGGCGCCGGTTACGGCGGCACGGGCGTTAAATTCAACTGGAACATGTTAAAAGACGCTACCATCGGCAAACCTTTTTTCCTTAGTGGCGGTATTGAACCAGGCGATGAAGACAGGTTGAACGAGTTTGCCACCCTGCCAATAGGCAAAGGGTTGTTTGCGGTAGATATCAATAGTAAGTTTGAGATAAGTCCGGGTATTAAAGACATGTCGAAAGTGAAGGAGTTTGTCACCAGATTGAACAGCAAGTATTAAACTTATTCTATGATCCAAATACGAACGGCCAGAGAAACTGACCTGGAAGCTATCCTGGAGATTTACAACGACGCGGTGCTGAATACTACCGCGGTGTACGACTATGAAGCGCATACGCTGGAAATGCGGAAGCAGTGGTTCCGGATAAAAGAGGCGCAGGGCTTCCCGGTATTTGTAGCCTCAGCAGGCGGACAGGTAATAGGTTTTAGTTCCATTGGGCCGTGGCGTGCGTGGGCAGCGTATAAATATTCAGTGGAGAATTCGATCTATGTAGCGGCCAGTCAACGGGGTAAAGGCATTGGTAAACTGTTGCTGCAGCCATTGATAAAAGCAGCGGAGGAACTGGACATGCATACCATTGTGGCAGGCATTGACTCCACCAATGCAGTGAGTATAAGATTGCACGAGCGTTTTGGATTTAAAGAAGTAGGCCATTTTACCCAGGTGGGTTATAAGTTTGGTCGCTGGCTCGACCTCACCTTTATGCAGTTGATGCTAAAAACACCTGCAGAACCGGTAGAAGGATAATACTTAAACAATTTTGAAAATGACGACAACAACAACATATCAACAACCAAATGTACAGGGGTATTATGGAAAGTTCGGTGGCGCATTCATTCCCGAAATGCTGCACCGCAATGTGGAAGAGCTGCGTTCAAAATACCTCGACATTATTTACGATCCTGCTTTCCAGAAAGAATATAAGGCTCTGTTGCACGATTATGTAGGCCGGCCTTCGCCGCTGTATTATGCCAAACGCCTGAGTGAACAATACGGTACGCAGATTTACCTGAAACGGGAAGACCTGTGTCATACCGGTTCGCATAAACTGAATAATGCCCTCGGCCAGATCTTACTGGCAGAGCGCCTGGGCAAAAAACGCATTATCGCCGAAACCGGCGCCGGCCAACACGGTGTGGCTACCGCCACTGTATGTGCGTTGAAAGGAGTGGAGTGTATTGTGTATATGGGTGAAAAAGACATCGAGCGGCAGGCGCCCAATGTGGCCCGCATGAAAATGCTGGGCGCTACGGTGATCCCTGCAACCAGCGGCAGCAAAACATTGAAAGATGCTACCAATGAAGCTATCCGCGACTGGATCAACAATCCCGTGGATACTCACTATATAATTGGCAGTGTGGTTGGACCGCACCCATATCCTGATATGGTAGCACGTTTTCAAAGTATCATCAGTGAAGAAATCCGTTACCAGTTAAAAGAACAGGCAGGTACTGAATTGCCTTCCCACGTACTGGCCTGTGTAGGCGGCGGCAGTAATGCAGCCGGTACATTTTATCATTTCCTGGAAGAGCCAACCGTACAACTGGTAGCTGTAGAAGCGGCCGGACATGGCGTACACAGCGGCTTAAGCGCTGCTACCACGCAGTTAGGTAAGCCAGGGGTATTGCATGGCAGCAAAAGCCTGGTAATGCAAACCGAAGATGGACAGGTGGTAGAACCACACAGCATTTCTGCAGGGCTTGATTACCCGGGCATTGGACCATTGCATGCCAACCTGTATGATTCAGGCCGCGGCGTGTTCTTAAGCGCTACCGATGAAGAAGCTTTACAGGCAGCCTTTAACCTGGCGCAAAAAGAAGGCATCATCCCCGCGTTGGAAAGTTCCCACGCCCTGGCCAGCCTGGAGTTTCTGAACCCGCTGAAACCTAAAAAAACAGAAGCGCCTATACCGGCAAAAGCTATGTTCACAAAAGATTCAACGGTGGTGGTTTGTTTAAGTGGAAGAGGTGATAAAGACATGGCTACTTATATGAAAGCAATGGAATCGAAATAAATGCAGTTGCAGGTTACAGGTTACAAGTTACAGGGGAAACCAGTAACCTGGAACTTGAAAACTGGAACATAAAGTTTCAAAAACAGAAGAATGAGTCGAATTCAGGAGCTATTTAAACAGAAACAGAATAACGTATTGAACGTGTACTGCACCGCAGGTTATCCAAAACTGGATAGCACGGTACCGGTAATGAAAGCATTGCAGGATAGCGGGGTAGATATGATTGAGCTGGGCATGCCTTACAGCGATCCGCTGGCCGATGGCCCGGTGATCCAGGCAAGCAGCACCCAGGCCCTTGCCAATGGTATGACCATTGCCACTTTGTTTGAACAGTTAAGAGGTTTTAGAAAAGAGATATATGTGCCGGTTATTTTAATGGGTTACATGAACCCGGTTTTACAATACGGTTTTGAACGGTTCTGCCAGGATGCAGCAGATATGCCCATCGATGGCCTCATCCTGCCTGATCTTCCGGAGTATGAATTTGAAACGGAATATGGTCCAATTATGCAGCGCTATGGATTGAACTTTATTTTCCTGGTTACACCCGAAACCTCCGGGGAGCGCATTCGCAGGCTGGATAGTTTAAGCACCGGTTTCCTGTATGCCGTGTCTTCCTCTTCTACCACGGGTAAAGACAAAGACATGAACGCCGTGAACAACTACCTGCAAAAGCTGCAGGATATGAAATTGAAGAATCCCGTACTGGTAGGCTTTGGCATAAAAGACAAAGCAACCTTTCAACAGGCCTGTGAACACGCCAATGGCGCCATTATCGGCACGGCGTTCATCAAGGCGCTGGAAAGTACCAGCGATGTAGCGGGCGTTACCAAAAAGTTTATAACTGATATTAAAAGCTGAGATAAAGAATGGACCTGGTAATCATAAAATATAATGCAGGGAATATACAGTCGGTATTGTATGCGCTGGAACGCATTGGCGTAAATGCCGTGGTGACCGATGATGTTGAACAGATAAAAAGCGCCGGCAAAGTGATCTTTCCCGGAGTAGGGGAGGCCAGCAGCGCCATGCGCTACCTGAAAGAACATAAGCTGGATACGGTTATCAAAAACCTGCAACAGCCTGTATTGGGTATTTGTTTGGGCATGCAACTGATGTGCGCCTACAGCGAAGAGAATGATACCACCTGCTTAGGCATCTTTGATGAGCATGTTCAGCAATTTACGCCGAAGAACGGTGAATTGAAGGTTCCGCAGATTGGCTGGAATAACATCTTTAACCTGAAAACAAAACTGTTTGCGGACTTACCCGAAAACAGTTATTGTTATTTTGTACATGGCTATTACGCAGCATTGGGTGAACACACCATTGCCACAACAGACTATGTACAACCATACAGTTCGGCCCTGCAACGGGATAATTTTTATGGTGTACAGTTTCACCCCGAGAAAAGCGCCAAAGCAGGCGAACTGATCCTGAAAAACTTTTTGAGTTTGTAATATGCCAATACAACCTGTTCCCCTGAACGAAGTGTGGGCCATGCGGCAGGCCGTGATGTACCCACAGGAAAGCATCTCGTTTGTACAGCTGGAAGATGATGAAAAGGGCCTGCACTGGGGTTTGTACGACAGTGGCGAGTTGGTTTCGGTGATCTCGGTCTTTGACAGGAATGGCTCCGTACAATTCAGAAAGTTTGCTACCAGAACCAACTGGCAGGGCAAAGGGTACGGCACCAGGCTGTTACAATATGTAATGGATTGGGCGCATCAGCAGGGTAAACAAAACATCTGGTGCAATGCCCGGTTAACGGCTACCGCCATTTATAAAAAGTTCGGGATGCAGGCCACAGGAAAAACCTGGCAGCAATATGGGCTCGATTTTATTAAAATGGAAAAACAATTAGTGCAAACAAAGCATATGCAGATCATTCCGGCTATTGATATTATTGATGGGAAATGCGTGCGGCTAACGCAGGGCGATTATGAGCAAAAGAAAATTTACAATGAGAACCCGTTGGAAGTAGCGAAAGAGTTTGAAGACGCCGGTTTACAGCGCCTGCACCTGGTTGACCTGGATGGCGCTAAAGCAGGTGCGGTAAAGAACTGGAAAGTGCTGGAAGCTATTGCCGGTAAAACATCGCTGGTAATTGATTTTGGCGGCGGTATAAAAACCGAAAAGGATGTGAACATTGTATTTGATTCAGGCGCAGCGTTGGCTACCATTGGCAGTTTGGCCGTTAAGAATGAATTTGAATTTGTAAAATGGTTGTTGACCTACGGCGCTGAAAAGTTTCTGTTAGGCGCCGATGTAAAAGACGAAAAGATCACAGTGGGTGGCTGGCTCGAAACAACCGATATTACCATCTACGACTTCCTGCAGAAATACATCGGTCATGGCGTGCAACAGGTATTTTGTACCGATGTAAGCAAGGATGGGTTACTGGCAGGTCCGTCAACAGCGTTGTATAAAAAGATCATTGAGCGTTTTCCTTCCCTGCATTTTATTGCCAGTGGGGGAGTGAGTAATGTGGCTGATCTGGAAGCTTTGGCAGAGATTGGTTGTACTGGAGCGATTGTGGGTAAAGCCATTTATGAAAATAGAATATCGTTGGATGAACTTAAGAAGTTTTAAGTTTAACGTTGAATGTTACTGGTTTTAAGTTTGAGTTATTAGGTTCATAGGTTATTAGGTTTTTTAGTTCAGGGTTCCAAGTTCAGAGTTCAGGGTTGCCGCGACGCGGTTCTTTGCCCTTTGCCTTCTGCCCTTTGCCCTGCTACTGTTTGCCGATTGGCCACAATTAAAATAGAAAATCATGTTATGTAAACGAATAATCCCCTGCTTAGACATAAAAGATGGCCGTACGGTGAAGGGGACCAATTTTGTAAATCTTCGTGATGCCGGTGATCCGGTGGAGCTGGGTGCTTTATATGCACAACAGGGCGCCGATGAACTGGTGTTTTTGGATATAACAGCTACGGTTGAAAAACGGAAAACATTGCGGGAGCTGGTAAACCGCATTGCGCACCACATTAATATTCCATTTACGGTGGGCGGCGGCATCAGCAGTGTGGATGATGTAAGTGCTTTGCTGCAGAATGGCGCCGATAAGATCTCGGTGAATACCGCTGCCTTTAAAAACCCACAGTTGATAAATGACCTGGCGAAGGAATTCGGCAGCCAGTGTGTGGTATTGGCGATAGATACCCGCCAGGAAGAAGATGGCGAATGGTATGTATACCTGAATGGGGGCCGTACCAAAACCGAAGCCCGTTGTTTTGACTGGGCTAAACAGGCGGTTGACCTGGGTGCCGGAGAAATCTTACTCACCTCCATGAACCACGATGGAACCAAAGCGGGTTTTGCCTTAGATATTACCCGTACGCTGGCCACGCAACTGCCGGTACCGGTTATTGCATCTGGTGGCGGTGGCGCCATGGAGCATTTTGTGGATGTTTTTGAACAGGCTCAGGCCGATGCCGCCCTGGCCGCCAGCATATTTCACTTTAAAGAAATAGCAATTCCCGATTTAAAGGGATATTTGCAGAAAAAACAGATAGCTGTAAGAATGTAACCCTATGCAATTTGTATTTTTAGTAGCCATTACTGCCCTGTTGATATTTATATACTTTAACCGGTATTTACAGCGTAAACGTGACGACCGGCGGGAGCAATGGCGGGAAAGAAGAGAGGAAACATTACAGCAATTTTTTGAGACGACGAGGAAGCAACATACCGAAACGAACAATGAAGCGAGCGATAAACCAGAAGATGATACTTATATAATTTAACCGACGATCATGAAGGTAGATTTCAATAAATACAGCGATGGCCTGGTGCCGGCTATCATCCAGGATTTTACCACCCACAAGGTGTTGATGATGGGTTTTATGAACGAAGAAGCCCTGCACAAAACTATGAGTGAAGGAAAAGTGACCTTTTTCAGCCGCAGCAAAAAACGGTTGTGGACAAAAGGCGAGGAGAGCGGCAACCACCTGCTGGTAAAGGAAATCCTGAGCGATTGTGATAACGACACCCTGCTGGTTAAAGCCCAGCCCCTGGGGCCCACCTGCCATACCGGTGCAGATACCTGCTGGAGCGAACGCAACCACTCCGATGATTTTTTGTATTACCTGCAGGATATCATTGAATTGCGTAAGAAAAGCGAAGACGAGAAATCGTATGTAAAACAGCTTTTTAACAAAGGCATCAATAAAATTGCCCAAAAAGTGGGCGAAGAAGCTGTGGAGCTGGTTATTGAGGCAAAAGATAGCAACGAAGCCCTTTTTCTGAACGAAGCGGCCGATCTGATGTTCCATTATTTGGTATTACTTAACGCAAAAGGTTATACATTGCAACAGGTAGTAAGTATTTTACAAAACCGACATTCCAATAAAAAGTAATATGAAGAAGCTGATAGCGGGACTTTTTTTGTTACCTGTTGCGGTGATGGCACAGCAAAAGGGATTTGTTATTACCGGTACCATTACCGGGCTGGTGGAAAACTCGAAAGTGTCCCTGGTGGATATGAACAAGCCTGCAGATACGCTGGCAAAAGGCAAAGTTGCCAAAGGAACTTTTGTTCTGAAAGGCACCGTGACGGATCCGAACCTGTACCAGTTGAATTTTGATGGAAGCGGAAAGAAATCGGTCTTATTTATCGGCAACGACAACGTTACTATCAAAGGCGATATCAAGAACACGCAGCAGTTTGATATAAAGGGTTCAGCCAGCCAAAGTGATTTTACCGAATTTCAGAAGACTTTCAACCCCCTGTTTCAAACGCTTACGCAGCTGAACCAGCAGGTGTCTGGCCAGCGTCCGAGCGACTCCCTGCAGGCCGTTTATAAAAAAGCCTACGATGCCGCCGTGGCCGCCATTGATAAATTTGTGGCAGAGAAAAAATCTTCGCCGGTAGCACCTTTCTTACTGATTGTTACCCGCGAACTGGAGCAGGACCCGGTATTACTGGAGAAACGCTTTAACCAGCTGACACCTGCCGCTCAAAATGGATTTTATGGCAAAATGTTACATCAAACCATTGCCGATGCCAAAGTAGGCGCAGTGGGCAGTGACGCCATTGAATTTACCCAAACCGATACCATTGGCAAACAGGTATCATTGAACTCGTTCAGAGGTAAATATGTGCTGGTTGATTTTTGGGCCAGCTGGTGCAAACCCTGCCGCATGGAAAACCCTAACGTTGTAACCGCTTATAAAAAGTTTAAAGACAAGAACTTTACCGTATTGGGAGTATCGCTCGACAGATCGCGTGAGCCCTGGTTACAGGCTATTAAAGACGATGGCCTTATGTGGACCCAGGTAAGCGACCTGCAATACTGGAATAACGATGCCGCCCGCAAGTATAAAATTGAAAGCATTCCACAGAATTACCTCATCGATCCCAATGGGAAGATAGTGGGTAAGAATTTGCGTGGGGAAGAATTGGATGCGAAGTTGTGTGAGTTGCTGGGATGCAAGTAATCGATAGCAAGTTTATTAAGATATAGAAAAAAGCCACCTGGATGTCAGGTGGCTTTTTTCGTGAATCGGCAATCGTGAATCGGCAGAGATTATTCAACATTCGACATTCAATTAATGTCCTTCCCCTCCGTCAGCGTGGCAATCATCTTCTCCACATTCGTCTTATTGCCGTTATCGGGCGCTTTGGGCAGGGCCTTTTGGGCAAAGCCCAGGGCTTTCTTATAGTCGCCCATCGCTGAATAACCACGGGCCATGCCTACCTGGGTGGTGAACTCGTTGGGATTTTTGTCGTAGTTTATTTTAAATACATCAAAAGCTTCCTTGCTCTTTTTCTGCTGCAATAACTGGCGGGCATAGTTGTGCAGCTCAGTTACTGTGCCCATGGGCAGGGCTTCTTTCATCAGGGCATCGGCTTCCGCATCTTTCCCCGACTTCTTTAAATAACCGGCTTTGGTAGAAAGCGTAACAAAGTTCTTTTGACCAATGAATGGCATACTGATCGCATCTTCTGCCCACTGCATACCTTCATCAAGATCGACATTGTTTTGCAAACAGAATTGTGCGGCCTGGTTCCAGTTTTGCCAGCCGGGGTTAAAGGACTTTTCGCTGCGCAGCTCGCGCCGGAATGATTCCAGTTGCAGGTTGTTATAATCGGTTTCAATTTTAACAGGGATCTTCAGTTTCTCCCAAACCAACGCCAGGGTAGCGCCGGTGTTGGTTTCGTTCTCGAAACCGTACGTTAACCATTCCACGCTTTTATCGATGGACGCGGGTTTTACTTTTACGCGTAAGGCATCTTCTTTTTCATCGTAGAAAAAACTACCCCAGGAAGTTGAGTTCTTTGAAAAGATAACCGTGCATTCATCCGGATCGTAGGCAATGAAGAACCCGTATTTGCCGGCTGGCAGCGCCTGTCCTTCAATGCTTACCGGCGTGGAAAATTCAATAGTGGTATTTTCATTGGCGCCTGCCCGCCAGGGTGCTGCTTTACTGGTGCCAAAGCCCTGGTCGGTATAGCCTTTGGGTACCAGCTGGCCCCAGATCTTGCCTTCACGCCCCTTAACGCCCGGCCGGTCGTAATGTATGGTAACATCGGTAATACCAATGCGTTCGCCCACCATCGCCTTCTTATTGCCACCCGAAGGCGGGGTTAATAACTGTGAGTAAGAAACGACATAGCATGTCAATGCTAAACAAGCAATCAGTATCTTTTTCATGTCAGTTAAGTTTGATAAAAGCTACGTAGTATTTCAAAACAACTGACCGGAATTTGTATATGTGGTTATAAGAGACGGTTACCGGTTGCCGGGCGCCGGATAACAGGATGAAAAAGTTACAGGTTTCAGGTTACATGGGCTAATGCGCTTGTAACCTGAAACCTGTAACAGTTGTTTATTGCCTATTGCCTATCGGTCTTTCTTTCCAAACAGTCTTCTAAAGAAACCTTTCTTCTTCTTTTCATCGGGTGGTAAGGCGGTGTCTTTAGGGATCTGGTTTTTAGTGCTGGTAGCTTCCTTTAACACCTTTTGTTCTTCCATAGCCTCTTTAGATTCGGTTGGAATGTTCTGGGTGTCGGGTTTGCCCAGGTAGGAATCGGCAGCACCATTACCCACGTTTTCACCTTCGGCAGCGGGTGCTTCGTTTGCCCCGATATATTCATCGGTGAATGATTCATTGCGCATGTTTTCAGGCGCCACGAATTTGGCCTGTTTGTCGAGCCCCAGGGTTTTATCGGCAAAAGCGCGTGCAAAGAACGATTCCCAGATAGGTCTGGCAGCGGCGCCGCCATAACCCAGGCCACCTTCGAGGCGAATGAAACGGTCGTCGCAACCGATCCAGACACCAGCTAATAATTGCGGAGTGTAACCAAAGAACCAGGCATCGGAGTTATCGTTGGTTGTACCGGTTTTACCTCCCATTTCAGCTACGCCCAGGCGGCCACGTAAACCGGCGGCGGTACCAAAATCAACCGGTCCCTGCATCATGCGGGCCATGGTATAGGCGTTTGCCTGACTGATCACTTCTTTGCGTTCTGTATCAAAACGGGCCAGTACATTACCGTTCTTATCTTCAATACGGGTGATGTATACGGGTTTTATACTAAAGCCGCCTGTTGGGAACATGCTGTAACCCCACATCATTTCATACAGCGACAGCTCGCAGGTTCCCAAACTGATAGAAGGGTAGGGCTGCACCTTGGTGGGGATATTGATCTCATGTATAAACTCGGCAAACCGTTTGGGCGTGGTTTGTTTTATGATGTAGGCTGCTACTTCATTTATAGAATAAGCCAAACCGGTAGCC
The Niastella koreensis GR20-10 genome window above contains:
- a CDS encoding DUF2911 domain-containing protein, producing MKKILIACLALTCYVVSYSQLLTPPSGGNKKAMVGERIGITDVTIHYDRPGVKGREGKIWGQLVPKGYTDQGFGTSKAAPWRAGANENTTIEFSTPVSIEGQALPAGKYGFFIAYDPDECTVIFSKNSTSWGSFFYDEKEDALRVKVKPASIDKSVEWLTYGFENETNTGATLALVWEKLKIPVKIETDYNNLQLESFRRELRSEKSFNPGWQNWNQAAQFCLQNNVDLDEGMQWAEDAISMPFIGQKNFVTLSTKAGYLKKSGKDAEADALMKEALPMGTVTELHNYARQLLQQKKSKEAFDVFKINYDKNPNEFTTQVGMARGYSAMGDYKKALGFAQKALPKAPDNGNKTNVEKMIATLTEGKDIN